A genome region from Sphaeramia orbicularis chromosome 19, fSphaOr1.1, whole genome shotgun sequence includes the following:
- the mki67 gene encoding proliferation marker protein Ki-67 isoform X2 — MPLHGKIVVIKRSGGDGTEFPLAASCLFGRKTDCDIRIQLPQVSKEHCRIDLNENKEVIVTNLSSANPTCINGQALQQSERLKHGDVITIIDRSFRFEYPPAPTPKKRSSIGGKAETLKVLQDHQVGSTTTVEKRISEASSDPHLKVGNNHDNIQRSLEKTLELESKEDGCLPQSKAASPFNDLYQMIKKSLDVKTPRKSSASLLQTPSSKFCTPQPQSVRKNDGTPFIFTACKGTPKREAARISPRTTETKKAETPSSGTPQSVKKQRRSLQASATKTEAPDVEAEQSKLTSPQTRRQATPQKFTLTEVIEQLPTPMPKSPVRRRSKDNTPAKETVNKDEEKAMTSPKTEAKRKATPKSSEKGDQVKEMPKKRKSGELGKDLPMQQMKKKRVSFGGHLSPELFDKRLPPNSPLRKGATPRRSLCLLKPKESLLRRASVIGLMKFDQDRGKNTSPKTPTSAKKSPASKTASPKTPSPGKKSPASKTASPKTPSPGKKSPASKTASPKTPTSAKKSPASKTASPKTPSPGKKSPASKTASPKTPTSAKKSPASKTASPKTPSPGKKSPASKTASPKTPTSAKKSPASKTASPKTPTSARKSPASKTPSPGNKSKTPKANDQPKNQRKSTGSTVRRRSSPNIKENTPTATVTPVKTPLNSRIQTPTVQGRFSVSRISTPSPTAVDDVIDMASSATVTPKIPLRRKSMKSTTKKTPGLTKSAVKVIRRSGISRVSMKAMNSWADIVKFGQAKVQRAAPTAKCQTVTKKTVKKVPKPQTPARRLKDLALASTGHANSPATIVVGRAVKQRVVHATGAAPRVVINTALSKKDMKMDEDMTGISEMFKTPVHERERSVNSEKSVLKTPVVDLSRSLVEPSMLNTPEEPGQMTVSPLTVKVTRYNSEAVQRLLNGDKEAISGDIPPLEISSDSSEQQPNDMSSHAPTTPNQKIELSECFTGVKRIMKTPKQENKPLEDLRGKLLKTPRQKPEPKECLTGVKRIMKTPKLKAEPVEDIRGNLLKTPTQKTEQQECLTGVKRMMRTPRQKSEPVEDIRGNLLKTPKQKTEQQECLTGVKRMMRTPRQKSEPVEDIRGNLLKTPKQKPEQKECLSGVKQIFNIPQWEDEPLEEGRLDEAKELLEMPKFMQESDILSDEMAKKTESSPSMLLSGIKTMTKTPKEKSTPVEDMVGLKRLMKTPKEKSEPVEKNFGIKRLMKSPRLRGVAPVEDFEGLEELMKEPLSTPAGQEKAVETEEQMLLDCDSAIEKELDLAEDLQNNADMAKDPTEAIGDNESEEVHVETGLSDAMDTVSESGVDDGSLKDQAEVEADANEVMPSGSEENTTHSMEIITQEPTAESLALETATCKVTEIDETVIPDVQKKSVRGRRAKVAESKAADDKQQVAPSEDPVIPAPVRGRRGKKTEAPAPPAVRQTARGRNAKTTESKDDALTQEESAAVPAVKPKQKVKKATEEQAQTVQEVPAETVEVPEDKQTSQVNADHEANDDAEPQGKPVVKRGKKSKQASVPQADVAEDASEVVPAQGEENTMDATETEVPEVKTDTFKVTENEVVVIPDTQKKPLRGRRAKVVESKVTDVEQAVASEEPVVAAPVKGRRGKKTEAPAPPAVRQTTRGRNAKAQEGTSDEKPEKVPEKSVETQMVPDVSAEDAGDQHAVINASHVDVPAPPEEKSTSKPKRGRKTKPTPVEAPQPEAESTEVVNDQQVIEDVQPELPVPTVDKPKRGGRKTKPDAGKQNEVTEDTVVPEETKQVARPPARAKRGRNAKEEEKPDNNEPALPVETPTPHEPVKKMRRTRKAEQDPEEPSEEVPTAKTVTPEEMVASVPAQPEKIKEATQVPKPRRGARKAQEPDSVTPVESTEVQEVPVVSSTDKPKRGRRGKQAAEEASVTEMVPEEKPEHEPETEEKTNTESTHAVKTKPSRVRGVKTSAKNEVSESVPAKRVRRGAAVPVEESSVEVTDVVPEPAPLPVEPVKRGRRAATKAKTNTEEMVSSDQVNSTEDSSNAVEDKKSKRSVKWKADCEVFEVTPLKAVRGRKLKSGDQKDTESNNMSKSATKTEEEDLSDQKSQPVKRARRGAKVTDIKEESTNKLPEEDQVISKKDDTEAQPKTRRGRSAKK, encoded by the exons ATGCCATTACATGGGAAAATAGTTGTGATAAAGAGGAGTGGAGGAGACGGGACTGAGTTTCCCCTCGCTGCCTCCTGCTTATTTGGAAG GAAGACTGATTGTGACATCCGTATTCAGCTTCCTCAAGTGTCCAAGGAGCATTGCAGAATTGATCTGAATGAAAATAAAGAG GTTATTGTGACAAATTTGAGCTCTGCAAATCCAACTTGTATCAACGGGCAGGCTTTGCAGCAGTCTGAGCGTTTAAAGCATGGAGATGTGATAACTATTATTGATCGTTCTTTCAG GTTCGAGTACCCTCCAGCACCCACACCCAAAAAGAGATCTTCCATTGGAGGCAAAGCTGAAACCCTTAAA GTTCTGCAAGATCACCAAGTTGGGAGCACTACCACAGTTGAAAAAAGAATCTCTGAAGCATCATCTG ACCCCCATCTGAAAGTTGGAAACAACCATGACAACATCCAACGATCCCTGGAGAAGACTTTGGAGTTGGAATCCAAAGAAGATGGTTGTCTGCCTCAAAGCAAGGCTGCGTCCCCTTTCAATGATCTGTATCAAATGATTAAAAAATCTCTTGATGTCAAGACCCCTCGGAAGTCTTCTGCCAGTCTATTGCAGACGCCTTCATCAAAGTTTTGCACTCCACAGCCTCAGTCAGTCAGAAAAAATGATGGAACACCTTTCATTTTCACTGCATGCAAAGGCACCCCTAAGAGAGAGGCAGCAAGAATCTCTCCCAGAACAACTGAAACTAAGAAAGCTGAAACACCTAGCAGTGGGACTCCACAGTCTGTTAAGAAGCAGAGAAGGTCCCTCCAGGCTTCTGCTACAAAGACAGAGGCACCTGATGTTGAAGCCGAACAGTCTAAACTAACTTCACCACAAACAAGACGCCAAGCAACACCCCAGAAGTTTACTTTGACTGAGGTTATTGAGCAACTCCCTACTCCAATGCCCAAGTCACCTGTGAGAAgaagaagcaaagataacacacCAGCCAAGGAAACAGTGAACAAGGACGAAGAGAAAGCTATGACGTCTCCCAAAACAGAAGCTAAACGAAAGGCAACACCAAAGAGCTCAGAGAAAGGAGATCAAG TTAAAGAGATGCCCAAAAAGCGTAAAAGTGGAGAACTTGGAAAAGATTTACCCATGCAACAGATGAAAAAGAAGCGTGTGTCTTTTGGAGGTCATTTGAGTCCAGAGTTATTTGACAAACGTCTACCTCCAAACTCACCATTACGTAAAGGGGCCACTCCGCGGAGAAGTTTGTGTCTCTTAAAACCGAAAGAGTCACTCCTTAGGCGAGCATCAGTCATTGGTTTGATGAAG TTTGATCAAGATCGTGGCAAAAATACTTCTCCCAAGACACCAACATCTGCAAAGAAGTCACCTGCATCCAAGACGGCATCTCCCAAGACTCCATCACCTGGAAAGAAGTCACCTGCATCCAAGACGGCATCTCCCAAGACTCCATCACCTGGAAAGAAGTCGCCTGCATCCAAGACAGCATCTCCCAAGACACCAACATCTGCAAAGAAGTCACCTGCATCCAAGACGGCATCTCCCAAGACTCCATCACCTGGAAAGAAGTCACCTGCATCCAAGACAGCATCTCCCAAGACACCAACATCTGCAAAGAAGTCACCTGCATCCAAGACGGCATCTCCCAAGACTCCATCACCTGGAAAGAAGTCGCCTGCATCCAAGACAGCATCTCCCAAGACACCAACATCTGCAAAGAAGTCGCCTGCATCCAAGACAGCATCTCCCAAGACACCAACATCTGCAAGGAAGTCGCCTGCATCCAAGACCCCATCACCTGGAAATAAATCAAAGACCCCAAAGGCCAATGACCAACCAAAAAATCAGCGAAAGTCCACAGGGTCTACAGTGAGGAGAAGGTCTAGTCCAAATATTAAAGAAAACACACCCACTGCCACTGTAACACCAGTGAAAACCCCCTTGAATTCAAGGATACAGACCCCTACAGTACAAGGCCGCTTCTCTGTGTCTCGCATCAGCACACCATCTCCAACTGCTGTAGATGATGTTATTGACATGGCTTCTTCAGCCACTGTAACTCCTAAAATACCACTGAGACGGAAGAGCATGAAGAGCACCACAAAGAAGACTCCAGGTTTGACGAAGAGTGCTGTAAAAGTGATTCGCAGAAGTGGAATTTCACGAGTCTCTATGAAGG CTATGAATTCCTGGGCAGACATTGTGAAATTTGGCCAGGCTAAGGTCCAGCGGGCTGCCCCAACAGCTAAATGCCAGACAGTCACCAAAAAGACTGTGAAGAAAGTTCCCAAACCACAG ACACCTGCAAGACGCCTGAAGGACCTCGCACTGGCCAGCACTGGACATGCAAATTCACCTGCTACGATTGTTGTGGGAAGAGCTGTCAAACAGAGGGTTGTACATGCCACTGGTGCTGCACCAAGAGTGGTCATTAATACAGCACTGTCCAAGAAGGACATGAAAATGGATGAAGACATGACTG GAATTTCTGAAATGTTTAAAACTCCTGTACATGAAAGGGAGAGATCTGTCAACAGTGAGAAGAGTGTCCTCAAAACACCAGTAGTAGATCTCAGCAGATCGCTGGTAGAACCATCCATGTTGAACACACCAGAGGAGCCAG GTCAAATGACGGTGTCACCCCTGACTGTGAAAGTCACAAGATACAACAGTGAGGCAGTCCAGCGCCTCCTTAATGGAGACAAAGAAGCAATCTCTGGTGACATACCTCCTTTGGAGATTAGCTCTGATTCTAGTGAGCAGCAGCCCAATGACATGAGTTCACACGCTCCAACAACTCCAAACCAGAAGATAGAACTGTCAGAGTGTTTCactggagtcaagagaattatGAAGACACCAAAGCAGGAAAACAAACCTCTTGAGGACTTGAGAGGGAAACTTCTCAAGACTCCCAGACAGAAACCTGAACCAAAGGAGTGTCTGACCGGAGTGAAGAGGATCATGAAGACTCCAAAATTGAAAGCAGAACCTGTAGAGGACATCAGAGGAAATCTCCTGAAGACTCCTACGCAGAAAACTGAACAGCAAGAGTGTCTCACCGGAGTCAAGAGAATGATGAGGACCCCAAGACAGAAGTCTGAACCTGTAGAGGACATCAGAGGAAATCTCCTGAAGACTCCCAAGCAGAAGACTGAGCAGCAAGAGTGTCTCACCGGAGTCAAGAGAATGATGAGGACCCCAAGACAGAAGTCTGAACCTGTAGAGGACATCAGAGGAAATCTCCTGAAGACTCCCAAGCAGAAGCCTGAACAGAAAGAGTGCCTCAGTGGAGTAAAGCAAATTTTCAACATTCCACAATGGGAGGATGAACCACTCGAAGAAGGAAGACTTGATGAAGCTAAAGAACTTTTGGAGATGCCTAAATTCATGCAGGAATCTGACATCCTATCTGATGAGATGGCCAAGAAAACTGAGAGCTCCCCATCCATGCTTCTCTCAGGCATCAAGACAATGACGAAGACCCCCAAGGAGAAAAGCACTCCTGTTGAAGATATGGTTGGTCTTAAGAGGCTCATGAAAACTCCAAAGGAAAAGAGCGAACCTGTTGAGAAGAACTTTGGTATCAAGAGACTCATGAAGTCACCGCGGCTGAGGGGTGTTGCACCAGTGGAAGACTTTGAAGGCCTTGAAGAGCTCATGAAGGAGCCACTGAGTACTCCAGCAGGACAAGAAAAGGCAGTTGAG ACTGAAGAACAAATGCTTTTGGATTGTGATTCAGCAATAGAAAAAG AGCTGGACTTGGCTGAGGATCTGCAAAATAATGCAGACATGGCAAAAG ATCCAACTGAAGCTATTGGTGATAACGAGTCAGAGGAAGTCCACGTTGAGACTGGCCTATCAGACGCCATGGACACTGTCTCTGAATCAGGAGTAGATGATGGTTCACTAAAAGACCAAGCTGAAGTAGAGGCAGATGCCAATGAAGTCATGCCCAGTGGAAGTGAAGAAAATACTACACATTCCATGGAAATCATTACCCAGGAACCAACAGCTGAGAGTTTAGCTCTGGAGACGGCAACTTGCAAAGTGACAGAAATTGATGAAACTGTCATCCCTGATGTTCAGAAGAAATCTGTTCGAGGCAGAAGGGCAAAGGTGGCGGAATCTAAAGCAGCTGATGACAAACAGCAGGTAGCACCGTCTGAAGACCCTGTCATTCCAGCTCCAGTCAGAGGACGAAGAGGGAAGAAAACTGAAGCTCCGGCACCACCTGCTGTCAGACAGACCGCAAGAGGCAGAAATGCTAAAACCACTGAATCCAAGGATGATGCACTCACACAAGAGGAAAGTGCTGCAGTGCCTGCTGTCAAACCAAAGCAAAAGGTCAAAAAAGCTACTGAAGAACAAGCTCAAACAGTCCAGGAGGTTCCTGCTGAAACCGTAGAGGTGCCAGAAGATAAACAGACATCCCAAGTTAATGCCGATCATGAAGCAAATGATGATGCAGAACCTCAAGGGAAACCTGTTGTCAAGCGAGGAAAGAAAAGTAAACAGGCATCTGTTCCCCAGGCTGATGTGGCAGAAG ATGCAAGTGAGGTGGTTCCTGCTCAAGGTGAAGAAAATACAATGGATGCAACAGAAACTGAGGTGCCAGAAGTGAAGACAGACACTTTCAAAGTCACTGAAAATGAAGTTGTTGTCATCCCTGATACTCAGAAGAAACCTCTTCGAGGCAGAAGGGCAAAGGTGGTGGAATCTAAAGTGACTGATGTTGAACAGGCTGTAGCATCTGAAGAACCTGTTGTTGCAGCTCCAGTCAAAGGACGAAGAGGGAAGAAAACTGAAGCTCCAGCACCACCTGCTGTCAGACAGACCACAAGAGGCAGAAATGCCAAAGCTCAAGAAGGCACTTCTGATGAGAAACCTGAAAAAGTCCCAGAGAAGTCTGTAGAAACTCAAATGGTGCCTGATGTATCTGCTGAAGATGCAGGAGACCAACATGCAGTAATAAATGccagtcatgtagatgttccagCACCCCCTGAAGAAAAATCCACATCAAAACCCAAAAGGGGGAGAAAAACTAAACCAACACCTGTTGAGGCACCTCAACCAGAGGCAGAAAGCACTGAAGTTGTGAATGACCAGCAGGTTATAGAAGATGTTCAGCCGGAACTGCCTGTTCCCACTGTTGACAAACCTAAGAGAGGTGGGAGAAAGACCAAACCAGATGCTGGTAAACAAAATGAGGTGACAGAAGACACAGTTGTCCCAGAGGAGACCAAGCAGGTGGCTCGACCCCCTGCCAGGGCAAAGAGGGGAAGAAATgctaaagaggaagaaaagccagACAACAATGAACCAGCTCTTCCAGTTGAGACTCCAACACCCCATGAGCCTGTGAAAAAAATGAGAAGGACCAGGAAGGCTGAGCAAGATCCTGAAGAACCAAGTGAAGAAGTCCCAACAGCTAAAACTGTTACACCAGAGGAGATGGTGGCTTCAGTTCCGGCTCAGCCTGAAAAGATCAAAGAAGCTACTCAGGTTCCAAAACCTAGAAGAGGTGCACGGAAAGCACAAGAGCCTGACAGTGTAACCCCAGTCGAATCCACGGAGGTTCAGGAGGTCCCTGTAGTCAGCTCCACAGACAAGCCCAAGCGAGGCAGGAGAGGAAAACAAGCTGCTGAAGAGGCCAGTGTCACTGAAATGGTGCCAGAAGAAAAACCTGAGCATGAGCCAGAGACTGAAGAGAAGACTAACACTGAGTCCACTCATGCTGTAAAAACCAAACCAAGTAGAGTGAGGGGGGTCAAAACCTCAGCAAAAAATGAGGTCTCTGAATCAGTTCCAGCCAAAAGAGTACGTCGAGGTGCCGCTGTTCCTGTAGAGGAGAGCAGTGTAGAAGTCACTGATGTGGTTCCAGAACCTGCTCCACTTCCAGTGGAGCCTGTCAAAAGGGGGAGAAGGGCAGCAACAAAGGCTAAAACAAACACTGAAGAGATGGTGAGCAGTGACCAGGTGAACTCCACTGAAGATTCAAGCAACGCTGTTGAAGACAAGAAATCTAAAAGATCTGTTAAATGGAAAGCAGACTGTGAGGTCTTTGAAGTAACTCCTCTGAAGGCCGTTCGAGGCAGGAAGTTGAAGTCCGGAGACCAAAAGGATACTGAAAGCAACAATATGTCAAAGAGTGCCACCAAAACTGAAGAGGAGGATCTCTCGGATCAGAAATCTCAGCCTGTGAAGAGAGCCAGGCGAGGGGCAAAGGTCACCGATATCAAAGAGGAGTCCACAAACAAGCTTCCTGAAGAGGACCAGGTCATCTCAAAGAAGGACGATACTGAGGCACAGCCAAAAACTAGAAGAGGAAGATCAGCTAAGAAATGA